In one window of Candidatus Edwardsbacteria bacterium DNA:
- a CDS encoding class I SAM-dependent methyltransferase gives MKSRILAALIKTLGWDAIPSASFQHRRLARYQLLPAPLGSTVVDIGCGSGMLTIEMSARNPGTTFICLDRSRNDLYRGKALAEKLHLHNILWVEGDAGCLPLFPASIKLAMASYIVVDFGNSIFSAVSEWVGHIAPSGWLLIETPLASPTQYLFRIPLVRTLVKRYVDPCDGFPPEWLEAAYFNNKLGNIKAIEMFKGIGALARELHYLLMSIHPFLAEAFYAPLLLLMRTDRWFGGRGNAIVVIGRKGIRDVGT, from the coding sequence ATGAAAAGTAGAATCCTGGCCGCTTTAATAAAAACCCTGGGGTGGGATGCCATTCCCTCCGCATCATTCCAGCATCGCCGTCTGGCCCGTTATCAATTGCTGCCAGCCCCCCTCGGTTCAACCGTTGTCGATATTGGCTGCGGTTCAGGTATGTTGACCATCGAGATGTCAGCACGGAACCCCGGCACCACATTCATCTGCCTTGACCGGAGTCGCAACGATCTTTATCGTGGCAAGGCCCTGGCAGAAAAGCTCCATTTGCATAATATACTTTGGGTTGAAGGCGATGCCGGCTGCCTCCCCTTGTTCCCGGCATCAATCAAACTGGCGATGGCCAGCTATATAGTCGTAGATTTTGGAAATAGCATTTTCTCGGCTGTATCCGAATGGGTCGGCCATATAGCGCCATCAGGCTGGCTCCTGATTGAAACGCCCCTCGCCTCACCGACGCAGTATCTATTTCGTATTCCGCTCGTTCGCACTTTGGTCAAGCGGTATGTAGATCCATGTGATGGATTTCCCCCCGAGTGGCTGGAAGCGGCATATTTTAATAATAAATTAGGCAACATTAAAGCAATCGAGATGTTCAAAGGCATTGGCGCCTTAGCCAGAGAGTTGCATTATCTGCTAATGTCCATCCACCCGTTCTTGGCGGAGGCTTTCTACGCCCCACTGTTATTGCTGATGCGCACCGACCGATGGTTCGGGGGGCGGGGAAATGCCATCGTAGTTATTGGCAGAAAAGGAATACGGGATGTTGGAACCTGA
- a CDS encoding O-antigen ligase family protein: MELVYKIVNYVSRNRLLKDWLIAAFFIIITARLAYYLAFYPGSNVAPLIIAVIVIILTLYRPVIGIAIYLVGYPLVPGSASVDIVKVGMLALTCLILFIWWWQNIRDQRKPWLLPEYKWLFIFFLYLGLSPLLGLKYGFGVMDWARDIAPLLNLLLIPVLADYFKDKNNRWLLYLVFIPIAAGMMRDILFLLHTYGFPAMPFLYFIPVRLSTFHPGLFFGLGLILYIQKAPHKRLWLLFVLLSLGVSLLTPTRTVWLALGFMVGLLLIFYSQHRRKAVILIIVMLAIMGLVMARGGGSGSYREQQTSRYQQFLGYQADPSVKSRFDELYQTMDLFKSSPIYGVGFGYQYHFWRHWVMAYKGSGYFDTNFTHNDITNFAAKGGLAGLILLALALRGLLKAMQKKRLTGLDPLSRTWAVFGIIAVIQSFFVGLSTPVYQTREAIFILAVIIAISLSYNSEVSND, from the coding sequence GTGGAACTTGTATATAAAATAGTTAATTATGTAAGCCGGAACCGCTTGTTAAAGGACTGGTTGATCGCGGCGTTTTTTATTATTATCACCGCCAGGTTGGCTTATTACCTGGCTTTTTACCCCGGTTCAAATGTCGCTCCGCTAATAATTGCCGTCATAGTCATAATTCTTACCCTTTACCGTCCGGTGATCGGCATCGCCATTTACTTAGTGGGCTATCCTTTGGTGCCGGGGTCCGCCAGCGTGGATATTGTAAAAGTGGGCATGCTGGCCCTTACCTGTCTGATATTGTTCATCTGGTGGTGGCAGAACATCCGGGATCAACGCAAGCCCTGGCTGCTGCCGGAATACAAATGGCTTTTTATTTTCTTTTTATATCTTGGCCTTTCGCCCCTGCTGGGTCTTAAATACGGCTTCGGCGTTATGGACTGGGCCAGGGACATTGCCCCGCTGCTAAATTTACTGTTGATCCCGGTGTTGGCGGATTATTTTAAGGATAAAAATAACCGATGGCTGTTGTATCTGGTGTTCATTCCTATTGCGGCTGGGATGATGCGCGATATTTTGTTCTTGCTGCATACCTATGGCTTTCCAGCCATGCCGTTTCTGTATTTTATTCCAGTAAGGCTTTCCACTTTTCATCCGGGCTTATTCTTCGGGCTGGGTTTGATACTGTATATTCAAAAAGCGCCCCACAAGCGTCTTTGGCTGTTATTTGTTTTGTTAAGCTTAGGGGTAAGTCTTTTAACGCCTACCCGCACTGTTTGGCTGGCCTTAGGGTTTATGGTTGGCCTGTTGCTGATATTTTATTCCCAGCACCGCCGCAAGGCCGTTATTTTAATTATAGTTATGTTGGCCATCATGGGTTTGGTGATGGCCCGGGGAGGCGGCTCCGGCAGTTATAGAGAACAACAAACCAGCCGCTATCAGCAGTTTTTGGGTTATCAGGCGGACCCCTCGGTCAAGAGCCGATTTGACGAGTTGTACCAAACAATGGACCTTTTCAAATCATCGCCGATATATGGCGTGGGCTTTGGCTACCAGTATCATTTCTGGCGGCACTGGGTGATGGCTTACAAGGGTTCGGGCTATTTTGACACTAACTTTACCCATAACGACATAACAAACTTTGCCGCCAAGGGCGGATTGGCGGGGCTGATCCTGCTGGCCTTGGCTTTGAGGGGGTTACTTAAAGCTATGCAAAAAAAGAGACTGACGGGTTTGGATCCGTTAAGCCGCACCTGGGCCGTCTTTGGGATAATAGCCGTGATCCAGTCGTTTTTCGTGGGGTTGTCCACCCCGGTCTACCAGACCAGGGAGGCAATATTCATATTGGCTGTTATTATCGCCATTTCGTTAAGCTATAATAGTGAGGTTTCCAATGATTGA
- a CDS encoding class I SAM-dependent methyltransferase: MKLPWFIRKYIAGADSFNRHSIAANLGSNIGGSTALDVGGEGSLAWHMKKHKVTTTNINNGGIISSGHSLPFTDNAFDVVLSLDTVEHVEKHNRQAFLAEMNRVAKLGFIICAPLGTEAHIVYEKQIVMSEGLDPDSLLYLREHIKYGLPTPEEVREWVQLFNGDLYYEGCYDDGGAQKHQSKYLAALKNMMNNILYENMNLNKNGLKKMYDDRTNRFYLTAGKKQ, encoded by the coding sequence ATGAAATTACCTTGGTTTATCCGTAAATATATTGCCGGTGCAGATAGTTTTAACCGGCATAGCATAGCCGCCAATTTAGGCAGTAATATTGGCGGCTCCACGGCGCTTGATGTGGGCGGCGAAGGCAGTCTGGCCTGGCATATGAAGAAACATAAGGTAACTACCACGAATATCAATAATGGCGGAATAATTTCCAGCGGCCATTCCCTGCCTTTTACGGACAATGCTTTTGACGTTGTATTGTCGTTAGACACGGTAGAACATGTGGAGAAGCATAATAGGCAGGCATTTCTGGCTGAAATGAACCGGGTGGCAAAATTGGGCTTCATTATTTGCGCTCCATTGGGCACGGAAGCCCATATTGTTTATGAAAAACAAATTGTGATGAGTGAGGGGCTTGATCCCGATTCTTTGCTTTATTTAAGGGAGCACATTAAATACGGCCTGCCAACCCCGGAAGAAGTCCGGGAATGGGTCCAATTATTTAACGGCGACCTTTACTATGAAGGCTGTTATGATGACGGCGGTGCCCAAAAACATCAATCAAAATACCTGGCAGCGCTTAAAAATATGATGAATAATATCTTATACGAAAATATGAACCTTAATAAGAACGGATTGAAAAAAATGTATGACGACAGGACCAACCGGTTCTATCTGACGGCCGGCAAGAAACAATAA
- a CDS encoding glycosyltransferase family 9 protein: MFKLHYSLNLLVWAVLCKAFKRSGRNIDSLCPAHILVMLNGQIGDVVQTTPVLRSLKTKWPKAEIDYCVCKNSMDGLTNNPNIRQIVKADEYGPWSLLKPVSIIKLARTLKKNNYDLAVCLGNDATYGIVARMAGIKYIAGLIDKEYKNAFLDLYVYAPYNEKRPRVEYFRMLGESIRLDFAKGLLPEVFWTKQDEALIDGIIKAQNKPLIAIFAGTGPNAFRPWAKRSWPVKNWAELIQKLLTEYPDAGFVLLGRGGDREVNKEIILSAKAENICDLTDKTTYPQLAYALSKCNLLVSTDSSPVFAAAAVNCPLVVMYGPEWPQRSQPVGAQYWRPVTIDMVCREYCCSFPAKAPVCNNECMKNIPAQQVLEMIKTVLK, from the coding sequence ATGTTTAAATTGCATTACTCACTTAATCTGCTGGTTTGGGCTGTATTATGCAAAGCATTCAAACGTAGCGGAAGAAACATTGATAGCCTATGCCCGGCACATATTCTTGTTATGCTGAACGGGCAGATAGGTGATGTGGTGCAAACTACGCCTGTATTGAGGTCTTTAAAAACAAAATGGCCCAAGGCAGAAATAGATTATTGCGTTTGCAAAAATTCAATGGACGGTTTAACCAATAATCCCAATATACGGCAAATTGTTAAGGCAGATGAATATGGGCCTTGGTCCCTGCTAAAACCAGTGTCTATTATCAAATTAGCGCGTACCCTTAAAAAAAATAACTATGATCTGGCTGTTTGCCTTGGGAATGACGCCACCTATGGAATAGTGGCCAGAATGGCGGGCATAAAATATATAGCCGGCCTGATCGACAAGGAATATAAAAATGCGTTTCTTGATCTTTATGTTTACGCCCCATACAACGAAAAACGGCCGCGGGTTGAGTATTTTAGAATGTTGGGCGAGAGCATAAGGCTTGATTTTGCAAAAGGCCTGTTGCCGGAGGTGTTCTGGACAAAGCAAGATGAGGCGCTTATTGATGGAATAATAAAAGCCCAAAATAAACCGCTGATAGCCATTTTTGCCGGTACCGGGCCAAATGCTTTCAGGCCTTGGGCCAAAAGGTCATGGCCGGTTAAAAACTGGGCGGAGCTTATACAAAAGCTTTTAACAGAATACCCTGATGCCGGTTTTGTTTTATTGGGGCGGGGCGGGGACAGGGAAGTCAACAAAGAAATAATTCTTTCAGCAAAAGCCGAAAATATCTGCGACTTGACCGATAAAACAACATACCCCCAATTGGCGTATGCCTTATCAAAATGCAATTTGCTGGTAAGCACGGATTCCTCACCAGTTTTTGCTGCCGCTGCTGTAAATTGTCCTCTTGTGGTTATGTATGGCCCTGAATGGCCCCAAAGATCGCAGCCGGTTGGCGCACAATACTGGCGCCCGGTTACTATTGACATGGTCTGCCGTGAGTATTGTTGTTCTTTCCCGGCCAAAGCTCCGGTCTGTAATAATGAATGCATGAAAAATATCCCTGCCCAGCAGGTCCTCGAAATGATAAAAACTGTACTTAAATAA
- a CDS encoding class I SAM-dependent methyltransferase, protein MSCGLYFSVINEDLHEIYKNDYYVFDTIRETCDKAFAEHCCSWLDDHISLSGKTLLDIGSGKGYFCETAKTKKAHVTGIEPVPVAAKEAHKRTGITMHNDYFEDINITTKYDIITMWDVLEHFNNPRFILTKIKNTLKPNGLLVISVPNKGSIFSFISGAYWKGYNKYHVCHYKYKLLKSLLESSGFEIVKHETFDNNLLSPEGLFRLGIKDRLKNLARRNNYLRTAIVKRRGVITDQNLFTGHNDYLMTNKNWVSSLCERFIQKLELGDQLRIICKSVR, encoded by the coding sequence TTGTCTTGCGGGTTGTATTTTTCTGTTATTAATGAAGACCTGCATGAGATTTATAAAAATGATTATTATGTGTTTGATACTATTCGGGAAACGTGTGATAAGGCATTTGCCGAACATTGTTGTTCCTGGCTTGATGATCATATTTCTCTAAGCGGCAAAACACTGCTTGATATTGGGTCTGGCAAAGGTTATTTTTGCGAAACGGCCAAAACAAAAAAAGCACACGTAACGGGGATAGAACCTGTCCCCGTAGCAGCAAAGGAAGCCCATAAAAGAACAGGCATTACGATGCACAATGATTATTTTGAAGATATAAATATCACAACTAAATATGACATTATAACAATGTGGGATGTTTTGGAGCATTTCAATAATCCAAGGTTTATTTTGACTAAAATAAAGAACACTTTAAAACCAAATGGTTTATTGGTCATAAGTGTTCCCAATAAAGGCAGCATATTCTCTTTTATCTCTGGTGCATATTGGAAGGGTTATAATAAATACCATGTATGTCATTATAAATACAAGTTGCTAAAATCTTTGCTTGAATCCTCGGGTTTTGAAATAGTAAAACATGAAACGTTCGACAATAATTTATTATCGCCGGAGGGCTTATTCCGTTTAGGAATTAAAGACAGACTTAAGAACTTAGCCCGTAGGAACAATTATTTACGTACAGCAATCGTTAAACGCAGGGGTGTTATAACGGATCAAAACCTCTTTACAGGCCATAATGATTATTTAATGACAAACAAAAATTGGGTTAGTTCATTATGCGAACGTTTTATACAAAAACTAGAATTAGGTGATCAATTAAGAATTATATGCAAATCAGTAAGGTAA
- a CDS encoding glycosyltransferase family 2 protein: MNSPLFSVIIPTFNRPVILNRTLEYLEAQQCNFPFEVIVVDDHPVNVLPDLGFGKGKRQNWKLIRNGVNLGRAATRNRGIKAAAGEYILFIDDDIWAEPQLLQAHYDKQKEISGGVVVGAVPVHADIPHDPVNEHYRGRMGRLHSQMQAQADDLPYNFFFTGNVSVPKAKIVKAGLFDESFKTYSCEDTELGYRLKKSGLRFVYQPKAAGWHYNNETLVTSLAKSENWGKSTCVFAGLHPELSENISVAGILAPGNTKYQVLLYRPVLFFSRCLCYALQKIGLNKSVINMLDHAGNLYFAYGMKQAKNNQQWNRKI, translated from the coding sequence ATGAATAGCCCCTTATTTTCCGTCATAATACCGACTTTCAACCGTCCGGTTATTTTAAACCGTACCTTGGAATATCTTGAAGCCCAGCAGTGCAATTTCCCCTTCGAAGTCATCGTCGTTGACGATCATCCCGTAAACGTTTTGCCAGACCTGGGCTTTGGCAAAGGTAAACGCCAGAATTGGAAACTGATCCGCAACGGCGTTAACCTGGGCCGGGCGGCCACCCGCAACCGGGGCATAAAAGCCGCCGCAGGCGAATACATTCTTTTCATTGACGATGATATCTGGGCCGAGCCGCAGTTATTGCAGGCCCATTACGACAAGCAAAAAGAGATCAGCGGCGGAGTGGTGGTGGGCGCGGTGCCGGTTCATGCCGATATCCCCCACGATCCGGTAAACGAACATTACCGGGGCAGGATGGGGCGGCTGCACTCCCAAATGCAGGCCCAAGCGGATGACCTGCCATACAATTTCTTTTTTACCGGCAATGTATCAGTTCCAAAAGCTAAAATTGTTAAGGCCGGGTTGTTTGACGAGAGTTTTAAAACCTACAGCTGCGAAGATACCGAGCTGGGATACCGGCTTAAAAAATCCGGGTTGCGCTTTGTTTACCAGCCAAAAGCAGCAGGCTGGCATTATAACAATGAGACTTTGGTCACATCCTTGGCGAAGTCGGAGAACTGGGGCAAGTCGACTTGTGTATTTGCCGGGCTTCATCCAGAATTGTCTGAAAATATCTCCGTAGCCGGGATATTGGCGCCGGGAAACACCAAATATCAGGTTTTGTTATACCGGCCGGTTTTGTTTTTCAGCCGGTGCTTGTGCTATGCTTTGCAAAAAATTGGACTTAATAAGTCTGTTATTAATATGCTTGATCATGCTGGTAATTTATATTTTGCCTATGGTATGAAACAAGCTAAAAATAACCAACAATGGAATCGTAAAATATGA
- a CDS encoding glycosyltransferase family 4 protein — MKVAILQSPTFPLNIDYHGGIEVVELGELDYLRDKGHQSILYVPSLVGNKNGIKVIRDWGWQNRYLKWKYYLEFILRTAQCDIRHGHYTPAIALLAPDNSLVHFPGLAVSELLLYRLKWARFRYHRAHYIFCAKWVKDEFCKKYPEIPDIKLHVLYNGVDVCAFKPGVAVNRNEKIKILWYGVWEEEKGIFDLLEAIRQVEQKRDNFTVNIVGSASYEGETVKSRRDDVRVHKLAGKLNTVNLIGPIKYQQLPKYLSEHQLGIFPSTYRDPFPLVPLEMMAAGLPVIAYDLGGPKEAIVNGKTGFLVENKRPDLLAGRIEWFLDNRQAIAEMGKNARKHVEDNFSLEIHGRNLVGIYQKMMEQR, encoded by the coding sequence ATGAAAGTTGCAATATTACAATCTCCAACATTTCCATTAAATATTGATTATCATGGCGGAATCGAAGTAGTTGAACTTGGAGAATTAGATTATTTAAGGGACAAAGGGCATCAGTCCATTCTTTATGTGCCAAGTCTTGTGGGTAATAAAAACGGGATTAAGGTGATTCGTGATTGGGGTTGGCAGAATAGATATCTAAAATGGAAGTATTACCTTGAATTCATATTACGAACTGCACAGTGCGACATCCGGCACGGTCACTATACGCCGGCAATAGCCTTGTTGGCGCCGGATAATTCGCTTGTCCATTTTCCGGGTCTTGCCGTATCGGAGTTGCTGCTATACCGCTTGAAATGGGCGAGATTTCGGTATCACCGGGCGCATTATATATTTTGCGCAAAATGGGTAAAAGACGAGTTTTGTAAAAAGTATCCCGAGATACCGGATATTAAATTACATGTGTTGTACAATGGCGTGGATGTATGCGCGTTCAAACCAGGCGTTGCAGTTAACCGGAATGAAAAAATTAAAATCTTATGGTACGGCGTGTGGGAGGAGGAAAAAGGAATATTTGACTTGCTGGAAGCAATTCGGCAGGTGGAGCAAAAGCGGGACAATTTTACGGTGAACATAGTGGGCTCGGCCAGCTACGAAGGCGAAACGGTAAAGTCACGGCGAGATGATGTCAGGGTGCATAAGTTGGCCGGAAAGTTGAACACGGTGAACCTTATCGGGCCGATCAAATATCAACAGCTTCCGAAGTACCTTTCAGAGCATCAACTGGGAATATTCCCATCCACCTACCGTGACCCTTTTCCCTTGGTGCCCTTGGAAATGATGGCGGCTGGGCTACCGGTTATTGCTTACGACTTGGGCGGACCAAAGGAAGCTATTGTGAACGGTAAAACCGGTTTTCTGGTCGAAAACAAAAGGCCCGACCTGTTGGCCGGGCGGATTGAATGGTTCCTGGACAACCGGCAGGCCATTGCCGAGATGGGAAAGAATGCCCGGAAACACGTGGAGGATAATTTCAGTTTGGAAATACACGGTAGAAATCTGGTTGGCATCTACCAAAAGATGATGGAACAGCGATGA